From the Clavibacter phaseoli genome, one window contains:
- a CDS encoding ABC transporter permease: protein MWDFLSSRADQIAFSAWQHLSLVVQCLVLATVIAVGIAALVYRSRPLSSLANSVSAIGLTLPAFALVGLLIAPLGFGVAPAVAVVTFFAVLPILRNAVVGLTGIDPAIVESARGIGMGRVRTLLRVELPLAWPVILGGIRVSAQMVMGIAAVAAYVLGPGLGGFIFSGLSRLGGANATESVLTGVIGVVLLALLLDLVLVGIGRLTTPRGIRV from the coding sequence ATGTGGGACTTCCTGTCCTCCCGCGCCGACCAGATCGCGTTCTCCGCGTGGCAGCACCTCAGCCTCGTGGTGCAGTGCCTCGTGCTCGCGACCGTGATCGCCGTGGGGATCGCGGCGCTCGTCTACCGCAGCCGCCCGCTCAGCTCGCTGGCCAACAGCGTCTCGGCGATCGGGCTGACGCTGCCCGCGTTCGCGCTCGTGGGGCTGCTCATCGCGCCGCTCGGGTTCGGCGTCGCGCCGGCCGTCGCGGTCGTCACGTTCTTCGCCGTCCTGCCCATCCTGCGGAACGCGGTGGTGGGCCTCACGGGGATCGACCCCGCAATCGTGGAGTCCGCGCGCGGGATCGGCATGGGCCGCGTCCGCACGCTGCTGCGCGTCGAGCTGCCGCTGGCCTGGCCCGTGATCCTCGGCGGCATCCGCGTGTCCGCGCAGATGGTCATGGGCATCGCCGCGGTCGCCGCCTACGTGCTCGGCCCCGGGCTCGGCGGCTTCATCTTCTCCGGGCTCTCCCGCCTCGGCGGGGCGAACGCGACCGAGTCCGTCCTCACGGGCGTCATCGGCGTCGTCCTGCTCGCCCTCCTGCTCGACCTCGTCCTCGTCGGCATCGGCCGGCTCACCACCCCGAGAGGCATCCGTGTCTGA
- a CDS encoding DnaJ domain-containing protein produces MPVPSRDADAYAVLGVEPSASQDEIRRAYRRRVRDAHPDMGGSADAFQAVRDAFEAVGDPESRARYERTLREAPAPEEPVGRAHPASPGSTSAGEAWDPASRRGRPGAPRARPAARTRSFGHPGGFARLRYLSLVREWLADPAEPSVPAAPVPPRGGTALSDRPEPYVRRARAIAPPVLGVLLALILLVSGLGAIAAVVGLVVGAAAGLVAAGPIGRAGFRAEEPRRRAAERLQEEVLAHERALRAYPDLMAAYSARLARLEGLRRRFEADAYAPDLVAEVPASASAALRAAVAQEETARELMELGPSYAFWNGVAVPRSGDAIDHLVLGPQGLVAVESVPAGAAAATDPSARDAALRSLDGRARALAREMEVPVVGLVLSLPSGVLGAAPVVLHAADDPHALPAYAVARTLLADHVAAGLPGLHAMDPERLLAVRTRLVLDARFV; encoded by the coding sequence ATGCCCGTCCCGTCGCGCGACGCCGACGCGTACGCCGTGCTCGGCGTCGAGCCGTCCGCGTCGCAGGACGAGATCCGCCGGGCCTACCGCCGCCGCGTGCGCGACGCCCACCCCGACATGGGCGGCAGCGCCGACGCGTTCCAGGCCGTGCGCGACGCCTTCGAGGCCGTCGGCGATCCCGAGAGCCGCGCCCGCTACGAGCGCACGCTGCGCGAGGCGCCGGCGCCCGAGGAGCCCGTCGGCCGCGCCCACCCCGCCTCCCCGGGCTCCACCTCGGCGGGCGAGGCGTGGGATCCCGCCTCCCGCCGCGGCCGTCCCGGCGCACCCCGGGCGCGTCCGGCCGCGCGCACCCGCAGCTTCGGCCACCCCGGCGGCTTCGCCCGCCTCCGCTACCTGTCCCTGGTGCGCGAGTGGCTGGCGGATCCCGCGGAGCCCTCCGTGCCCGCCGCTCCCGTCCCGCCGCGCGGCGGCACCGCGCTGTCGGACCGGCCGGAGCCCTACGTCCGTCGTGCGCGCGCGATCGCGCCGCCCGTGCTCGGCGTCCTGCTGGCCCTCATCCTGCTCGTCTCCGGTCTCGGCGCGATCGCCGCCGTGGTCGGCCTCGTCGTGGGCGCGGCCGCGGGCCTCGTCGCCGCGGGGCCGATCGGACGCGCCGGGTTCCGCGCCGAGGAGCCGCGTCGCCGGGCGGCCGAGCGGCTGCAGGAGGAGGTGCTCGCGCACGAGCGCGCCCTCCGCGCCTACCCGGACCTCATGGCCGCGTACAGCGCGCGCCTCGCCCGCCTCGAGGGGCTGCGTCGGCGCTTCGAGGCCGACGCCTACGCGCCCGACCTCGTCGCCGAGGTGCCCGCGTCGGCCTCCGCGGCGCTCCGGGCGGCCGTCGCCCAGGAGGAGACCGCGCGCGAGCTCATGGAGCTCGGTCCGTCGTACGCGTTCTGGAACGGCGTGGCCGTGCCGCGCTCGGGCGACGCGATCGACCACCTCGTGCTCGGCCCCCAGGGTCTCGTCGCGGTCGAGTCGGTGCCCGCGGGAGCCGCCGCCGCCACCGATCCGTCCGCGCGCGACGCCGCGCTGCGGAGCCTCGACGGCCGCGCCCGCGCGCTCGCCCGCGAGATGGAGGTGCCCGTCGTCGGCCTCGTGCTCTCGCTGCCGTCCGGCGTGCTCGGCGCCGCGCCCGTCGTCCTGCACGCGGCCGACGACCCGCACGCGCTGCCGGCCTACGCGGTCGCCCGCACGCTCCTCGCCGACCACGTGGCCGCCGGCCTGCCGGGCCTCCACGCGATGGACCCGGAGCGCCTGCTCGCGGTCCGGACCCGCCTGGTGCTCGACGCGCGCTTCGTCTGA